The genomic window AAGCATTATCGGAGGAAGAGTGGATAAGGATGATATTCGGGTTGAAGCGTATGGAACGGTTGATGAAGTAAATTGCTTCGTTGGCCAGGCAATGACACAGTTGGATTCAGATAAATTTAAAGATATTTTGGATGATTTAGAAAAAATCCAACATGAATTATTTGACTGTGGCGGCGATTTAGCGAATGTTATGAAAAATCGTGAGTTAAAGCTGCAAAAGGAATCCGTTGAATACTTGGAGAAAAAAATCGATGAATTGACTGAAGAAGCGCCTAAGCTGGAAAGATTTATTTTACCTGGTGGAACACCTGCAGCCGCATCGATCCATATTGCCCGAACAGTAACGAGAAGAGCGGAGAGATTAGTTGTTTCTTTAAAGAAAGCAGATCCGGAAATTTCAGAGGCAGCTCAGCAATATTTAAATAGATTATCAGATTATTTCTTTGCGTTAGCTAGGGTCATTAACTTCCGCTTGAATGAAAAGGATGTTGAATATATCCGTAGTGCGAAGGTTTTTCGTGAAGGGAAACGCAAGGAGGATAAATAAATGAAAAGCACGAAAATGGCTTTAATTGCTTTATTAGTGGCGTTGACCGCTATTGGTGCGGCAATCAAGATTCCTGCGATCATTGGCAGCGTGGCATTAGATGCATTTCCTGCACTGCTCGCTGCGGCCATATTAGGCGGTCCTTCAGGTGCTGTCGTTGGGGCTATGGGTCATTTGCTATCGGCTTTACTAGGCGGGATGCCGATGGGTCCGTTTCATGGGATTGTTGCTGTTGAGATGGCCATCTTAGCCTATGTTTTTGCCGTTCTTTACCGTAAAGGGATGAAGTGGCAGGCTGGCATTTTCTTTATTCTTGGAAATTCATTTGCCGCGCCGCTTCCGTTTATGTTTTTAATGAGCGAAGCCTTTTATTTGTCTATTGTGCCTTCTCTGTTAATCGGCTCAGCCTTAAATACAATCCTTGCCTTAATTCTGATTCCGAGACTTGCCCGATTGGTTGAGCCCATTCTCTCTAGAGTGGGAACACACCAATGAGGGATGTACTAATTATCCCTTTTAATGGAGAGGAATCCCTTGTCATTGCTAGTGATAATAGCGGAGGGATCGGATTAAAGGAGATGGATGAAGTCTATGTTCCTTATGAGGTGGTTGCTTATTATAGCTTCCGCGTAGCGGTTATGGAGTGTATGGCTGCTGGCGGGGCCCCCTTTGCTGTAACGTTGCTGAACTTTTGTGGAGAACAAGCTTGGAAAACGTTAATGGATGGAATTCACCGTGGGATTGAAGAGCTGGGTTTAGCGAGAATTCAGGTTAATGGCAGTACGGAAAGCAATTTTTCACTTGTACAGTCAGCGGCGGGGTTAACTGTTCTTGGAAAGGTGCAGAACGATGCTGTTGATAATTGTTTGGAGTTTTCAGAGGAGACGATGGTTGCGGTTATTGGTAAGCCATTAGTAGGCAATGAGGTTGTCGAGTTTGAAGGGGAGGTTGCACCTCTTTCCCTATTTAAGGAGCTTTGTTTATTAGAAGATGTCATTCTTTTACCAGTTGGCTCAAAGGGGATTTTATATGAGTTGAACCAATTGTTTTCAAACCGGACATTTAAGGAGACAGAAGTATCTTCTAGTTTAGATATAAAAAAGTCAGCGGGGCCGTCCACCTGTTTTCTTGCTGTTTTTAGCCAAGAGAAAAAGGAAGAGATCATGGCGGAAGCTGGTCGATATTTTCATAAAGTTGAAGTGATCAAATGTTAAATTTATATGTGATTAGACACGGGGAAACAGAATGGAATAAGCAAAAAAGAATGCAGTGCCGGCTAGATTCTGATTTGACAGAAAAGGGCAAGAAAGACGCGCGATTATTGGGAGAAAGACTAAAGGAAACAGAGTTCGTGCGGATAATTTCCTCCCCTAGCAAGCGAACATATGAAACAGCTAAACTGGTTGTTGGGGAAACAAACGAGGCTATTGAAACCGATGAAAGATTAATGGAGATTCATTTGGGAGATTGGCAGGGGAAAGTAGAAGAGGATATTAAGAGGGAGTATCCAGACCAGTTTCATGCTTATTGGAATTTGCCGGCTTCCTTTGAAAGTGTGGATGGAGAGAGCTTTCATGATGTGAAAGAGAGGATTTTAGAGTTTTTAATGGAGTTAGAGAGATATACACCTTCAGGAAATGTTCTCGTTGTTACACATGGAGTCGTGATCAAGGCACTTTATCTTTTATGCAGAAATGCCCCTATTGAAGAAATTTGGAATCCCCCTTTCATCTATGGAACTAGTCTTACAATGATTAAAATGCAGAATGGAAAAATGGACTTGGTTTTGGAAGGATGTACAGAACATTGTAGCTAGACTTGCTTTTTAGCAGGTCTAGTTTTTTATTGTTTTTAGCGCTAATTAAGTGAAATGGACTTGGATCGGTAGTCAAAGAGCATGAATGGTGACCTTTTAAAGAGAAAAAGGCATAGAGCGGTAATTAAGAGAGTTTATGTTGAGGTTCAGAGTGACAATAATAATTAATGTAAAAGTTGATAAAAAGGATTTTTACTAAAAAAAGAGAAAGTTAATGAAGAAAATAAAAATTAGAGGTGATTTCATGAATCTAAAGTTGGGGTATGTCATTTTATATGTTGAAAATCTTGAGAAAACAAAGCGTTTTTATGAAAACTTATTAGGATTAGAACTAAGGAATGAATTTGGAACCTATATAGAATTTAACACGGGATCAACGATTCTTTCTTTTAACACAAGAGAAGGGGGACGAGAGGTTACAAGTCTTCCGATTCCAAATGGCATTAGAAAGGAACAAACCTTTGAACTGGGATTTGTTACGGAGGACGTAGAGGGAGTTGTTGATGTCCTTCGTGAAGAAGGGGTACCAATTCTAATAGAACCAGTTGAAAAGCCTTGGGGTCAAAAGGTTGCATATGTTGAGGATCCTGATGGACATTATATTGAGATTTGTTCGCCGATTGAGTAAAAAATGCTTGAGAAATTGGTCATGTTTAATTGATATGTAGCCTTGAAACGCTTGGCATACCTAATGCGGAGGCCATTTAATTAAACGTTTGATTAAAACTAAACAAACGTTTAATTAAATTTAATCAAACGTTTAATTAATCATTTTTCCTTAAAATATTACTTTTATAGAAAAAGGATTCCTAGTATTTATCCTCGAACGATTAGTAAAGAGGTGAAACAATGATAACGTTACAGCCAATTGGTTTTGCTTATAATGAAAGAACGGAAATAGAGGATGATCATTGGGGAGAAGTTATTTCTAAGATCATCCTAAATGACTCTCTTCCTGAGGAGTCTTTATTTGAAATAGAAACTTTCTCACATTTGGAGATCATTTATTATTTTCACAAAGTCGGCAAGGAGAAAATTATTACAGGTGCCAGACATCCCAGAAATAATACTGACCTCCCTAAGGTTGGAATTTTTGCACAAAGAGGTAAAAA from Bacillus sp. DTU_2020_1000418_1_SI_GHA_SEK_038 includes these protein-coding regions:
- a CDS encoding cob(I)yrinic acid a,c-diamide adenosyltransferase, whose translation is MRIYTRTGDKGKTSIIGGRVDKDDIRVEAYGTVDEVNCFVGQAMTQLDSDKFKDILDDLEKIQHELFDCGGDLANVMKNRELKLQKESVEYLEKKIDELTEEAPKLERFILPGGTPAAASIHIARTVTRRAERLVVSLKKADPEISEAAQQYLNRLSDYFFALARVINFRLNEKDVEYIRSAKVFREGKRKEDK
- a CDS encoding ECF transporter S component, which codes for MKSTKMALIALLVALTAIGAAIKIPAIIGSVALDAFPALLAAAILGGPSGAVVGAMGHLLSALLGGMPMGPFHGIVAVEMAILAYVFAVLYRKGMKWQAGIFFILGNSFAAPLPFMFLMSEAFYLSIVPSLLIGSALNTILALILIPRLARLVEPILSRVGTHQ
- a CDS encoding ATP-binding protein encodes the protein MRDVLIIPFNGEESLVIASDNSGGIGLKEMDEVYVPYEVVAYYSFRVAVMECMAAGGAPFAVTLLNFCGEQAWKTLMDGIHRGIEELGLARIQVNGSTESNFSLVQSAAGLTVLGKVQNDAVDNCLEFSEETMVAVIGKPLVGNEVVEFEGEVAPLSLFKELCLLEDVILLPVGSKGILYELNQLFSNRTFKETEVSSSLDIKKSAGPSTCFLAVFSQEKKEEIMAEAGRYFHKVEVIKC
- a CDS encoding histidine phosphatase family protein, whose product is MLNLYVIRHGETEWNKQKRMQCRLDSDLTEKGKKDARLLGERLKETEFVRIISSPSKRTYETAKLVVGETNEAIETDERLMEIHLGDWQGKVEEDIKREYPDQFHAYWNLPASFESVDGESFHDVKERILEFLMELERYTPSGNVLVVTHGVVIKALYLLCRNAPIEEIWNPPFIYGTSLTMIKMQNGKMDLVLEGCTEHCS
- a CDS encoding VOC family protein, with protein sequence MNLKLGYVILYVENLEKTKRFYENLLGLELRNEFGTYIEFNTGSTILSFNTREGGREVTSLPIPNGIRKEQTFELGFVTEDVEGVVDVLREEGVPILIEPVEKPWGQKVAYVEDPDGHYIEICSPIE
- a CDS encoding SAM-dependent methyltransferase translates to MITLQPIGFAYNERTEIEDDHWGEVISKIILNDSLPEESLFEIETFSHLEIIYYFHKVGKEKIITGARHPRNNTDLPKVGIFAQRGKNRPNLIGLTTVKFIKREGRQLFVQGLDCINGTPILDIKPVMKEFLPKEPIKQPAWTNEIMENYWK